One Pseudomonas brassicacearum genomic region harbors:
- a CDS encoding DUF5064 family protein codes for MAMFEPGHLHMERHALNKEDFSYNLCIDYEVAQDPKEGAGMSFRVHGTVEDTSLDETFFLAKDQAFDFARHATRIAQKYGLPKSASIGSMHKYYDEMFEDVRQQLDVKPGDPMKPEHLA; via the coding sequence ATGGCCATGTTCGAACCCGGTCACCTGCACATGGAACGCCACGCGCTGAACAAGGAAGATTTCAGCTACAACCTGTGCATCGACTACGAGGTTGCACAGGACCCCAAGGAAGGCGCCGGCATGTCGTTCCGGGTGCATGGCACGGTCGAGGACACAAGCCTGGACGAGACCTTTTTCCTGGCCAAGGACCAGGCCTTCGACTTCGCCCGCCATGCCACGCGCATCGCCCAGAAATACGGCCTGCCCAAAAGCGCCAGCATCGGCTCGATGCACAAGTACTACGACGAAATGTTCGAAGACGTGCGCCAGCAACTGGATGTGAAGCCGGGTGATCCGATGAAGCCAGAACACCTGGCATAA
- the arcC gene encoding carbamate kinase yields MRIVVALGGNALLRRGEPMTADNQRSNIRTATEQIAKIHPGNELVIAHGNGPQVGLLSLQAAAYTSVTPYPLDVLGAETEGMIGYIIEQELGNLLDFEVPFATLLTQVEVDGNDPAFQNPTKPIGPVYSKADAEKLAAEKGWAIAPDGDKFRRVVASPRPKRIFEIRPIKWLLEKGSIVICAGGGGIPTMYDANGKLQGVEAVIDKDLCSALLAEQLESDLLVIATDVNAAFIDFGKPTQKAIAQAHPDELERLGFAAGSMGPKVQAACEFARNTGKVAVIGSLSEIDAIVQGKAGTRISTATPGIVYR; encoded by the coding sequence ATGCGCATCGTCGTTGCCCTGGGCGGTAACGCCCTCCTGCGTCGGGGTGAACCCATGACCGCAGACAACCAACGCAGCAACATCCGCACCGCGACCGAGCAGATCGCGAAAATCCACCCTGGCAATGAGCTGGTCATCGCCCACGGCAACGGCCCACAGGTTGGCCTGCTGTCGTTGCAAGCGGCGGCTTACACCTCGGTCACGCCATATCCGCTGGACGTGCTCGGCGCCGAAACCGAAGGCATGATCGGCTACATCATCGAGCAAGAACTGGGCAACCTGCTGGACTTCGAAGTACCGTTCGCCACGCTGCTGACCCAGGTCGAAGTGGATGGCAACGACCCGGCGTTCCAAAACCCCACCAAACCCATCGGCCCGGTCTACAGCAAAGCCGACGCAGAAAAACTCGCCGCCGAGAAAGGCTGGGCCATCGCCCCGGACGGCGACAAGTTCCGCCGAGTGGTCGCCAGCCCGCGGCCCAAGCGCATCTTTGAAATCCGTCCGATCAAGTGGCTGCTGGAAAAAGGCAGCATCGTGATCTGCGCCGGCGGTGGCGGCATTCCGACGATGTACGACGCCAACGGCAAGCTGCAAGGGGTGGAAGCGGTGATCGACAAGGACCTGTGCTCGGCGTTGCTGGCCGAACAACTGGAAAGCGATCTGCTGGTGATCGCCACCGACGTCAACGCAGCGTTCATCGACTTTGGCAAACCGACCCAGAAAGCCATCGCCCAGGCCCACCCCGACGAACTGGAGCGGCTCGGTTTCGCCGCCGGCTCCATGGGACCGAAGGTGCAGGCCGCCTGCGAATTCGCCCGCAACACTGGCAAGGTCGCGGTGATCGGATCACTCTCGGAGATCGACGCCATCGTCCAAGGCAAGGCCGGCACCCGCATCAGCACGGCGACACCAGGCATCGTTTATCGGTAA
- a CDS encoding helix-turn-helix domain-containing protein, whose product MKKPDLPSIPVFKLYGESQDWPTPDLLHCETISKRSREHQWEIKPHRHADLCQLLFVFKGQAELEIEGQRTQLGEPAVQILPPLSVHGFRFSEDVEGYVVTLAAPLVTHLQSQLGHSVNILAQAESYPAGENAAYLNSLFSALQAEYVGHQPAREMLMHALVSVIMVWVSRQVMQRRTSTQRPQRAREYLNGFIQLVEETYRQHVKVEDLAHRLGISVSHLNGTCRELAGQPALQIMHERQLLEAKRLLTYTGLTIYEISEMLGFSDPTNFTRLFRRRVGISPKAFRDRLKTDQQDD is encoded by the coding sequence ATGAAAAAACCTGACCTGCCTTCGATCCCGGTGTTCAAGCTCTACGGCGAAAGCCAGGACTGGCCGACCCCGGATTTGCTGCATTGCGAAACCATTTCCAAGCGCAGTCGCGAGCACCAGTGGGAAATCAAACCCCATCGGCATGCTGATCTTTGCCAATTGCTGTTTGTCTTCAAGGGCCAGGCAGAACTGGAAATCGAGGGGCAGCGCACACAACTCGGTGAGCCGGCGGTGCAGATCCTGCCGCCGCTGTCGGTCCATGGCTTTCGTTTTTCCGAGGATGTGGAAGGTTACGTGGTGACCCTGGCGGCACCGCTGGTGACGCACCTGCAATCGCAGCTGGGCCATTCGGTCAATATCCTGGCCCAGGCCGAAAGCTACCCGGCCGGTGAAAACGCCGCCTACCTCAACAGCCTGTTCAGTGCCTTGCAGGCCGAATACGTCGGCCATCAGCCGGCGCGGGAGATGCTGATGCATGCCCTGGTCAGCGTGATCATGGTCTGGGTCAGCCGCCAGGTGATGCAGCGGCGCACCTCTACCCAGCGTCCACAGCGGGCCCGGGAATACCTCAACGGGTTCATTCAGTTGGTGGAAGAAACCTATCGCCAGCACGTCAAGGTCGAAGACTTGGCCCATCGCCTGGGGATTTCCGTGTCGCACCTCAACGGCACCTGCCGGGAACTGGCGGGGCAACCGGCGTTGCAGATCATGCATGAGCGCCAGTTGTTGGAAGCCAAGCGGCTGCTGACCTACACCGGCCTGACGATTTACGAGATTTCCGAGATGCTCGGATTCTCTGACCCGACCAACTTCACCCGACTGTTCCGTCGGCGTGTGGGAATCTCGCCCAAAGCCTTCCGCGACCGGCTCAAGACCGATCAACAGGACGACTGA
- the pobA gene encoding 4-hydroxybenzoate 3-monooxygenase, which produces MKTLKTQVAIIGAGPSGLLLGQLLHNAGIDTVILERQTPDYVLGRIRAGVLEQGMVELLRQAGVGQRMDAEGLPHDGFELALNDRRVHIDLKGLTGGKGVMVYGQTEVTRDLMAAREAAGARTLYQVDNAQPHDMQTDHPCVTFEHHGETWRLDCDYIAGCDGFHGVARQSIPAEKLKVFERVYPFGWLGVLADTPPVHEELVYARHERGFALCSMRSKTRTRYYLQVPAEEQVADWPDERFWTELKTRLPADLAEALVTGPSIEKSIAPLRSFVVEPMQYGRMFLVGDAAHIVPPTGAKGLNLAASDVSTLFNILLKVYRDGRVDLLEKYSAICLRRVWKAERFSWWMTSMLHRFDDDAFNQRISEAELEYFVDSEAGRKTIAENYVGLPYEAIE; this is translated from the coding sequence ATGAAAACCCTCAAGACCCAAGTCGCCATTATCGGCGCCGGCCCCTCTGGCCTGCTGCTCGGCCAGTTGCTGCACAACGCCGGCATCGACACCGTCATCCTCGAACGCCAGACCCCCGACTATGTACTGGGCCGCATCCGTGCCGGTGTGTTGGAGCAAGGCATGGTCGAACTGCTGCGTCAGGCCGGCGTGGGCCAACGCATGGACGCCGAGGGCCTGCCCCACGACGGTTTTGAGTTGGCGCTCAATGATCGCCGGGTGCACATCGACCTCAAGGGGCTGACCGGTGGCAAAGGCGTGATGGTCTATGGCCAGACCGAAGTCACCCGTGACTTGATGGCCGCCCGTGAAGCCGCCGGCGCCCGCACGCTGTACCAGGTCGATAACGCCCAGCCCCACGACATGCAAACCGACCACCCCTGCGTGACCTTCGAGCATCACGGGGAAACCTGGCGCCTGGACTGCGACTATATTGCCGGTTGTGACGGTTTCCATGGCGTGGCGCGCCAGTCGATTCCTGCGGAAAAACTGAAAGTCTTCGAGCGGGTCTACCCGTTTGGCTGGCTTGGCGTGTTGGCCGACACCCCACCGGTTCACGAGGAACTGGTCTACGCCCGTCACGAACGCGGTTTTGCCCTGTGCAGCATGCGCTCCAAGACCCGCACCCGTTATTACCTGCAAGTGCCCGCCGAGGAACAAGTGGCCGACTGGCCGGACGAGCGCTTCTGGACTGAACTGAAGACCCGCCTGCCCGCTGATCTGGCCGAAGCGCTGGTGACCGGCCCATCCATCGAGAAAAGCATCGCGCCGTTGCGCAGCTTCGTGGTCGAGCCCATGCAGTACGGGCGGATGTTCCTGGTGGGCGACGCGGCCCACATCGTCCCGCCCACCGGTGCCAAAGGGCTGAACCTGGCCGCCAGCGATGTCAGCACGTTGTTCAACATCCTGCTCAAGGTCTATCGCGACGGCCGGGTGGATTTGCTGGAAAAATATTCCGCCATCTGCCTGCGGCGGGTCTGGAAAGCCGAGCGTTTCTCCTGGTGGATGACCTCGATGTTGCACCGCTTCGACGACGACGCCTTCAACCAGCGCATCAGCGAAGCGGAGCTGGAATATTTCGTCGACTCCGAGGCCGGTCGAAAAACCATCGCAGAGAATTACGTCGGACTTCCTTACGAGGCTATCGAATAG